A segment of the Butyrivibrio fibrisolvens genome:
AAGAAGCCAGGCTTATCTTCGTCCAAGAACCAAGATGTTTCAGGCAGTATTTAAGATCAGATCAATCGCAGCTGCAGGAATACATGAGTATTTCCAGAACAATAACTATACATATGTTCACACACCTATCATGACTAACTCTGACTGTGAAGGATCCAATCAGATGTTCAAGGTTACAACATTTGACCTTGCTGATGTTCCGAAGACAGAGGATGGACAGGTTGATTATTCACAGGATCTTTTCAGCAAAGAGGCTTATATCACAGGTTCCGGTCAGCTTCACGGCGAAACTTATGCTATGGCATTCAAGAAGATCTATACATTCGGACCTACTTTCAGAACAGAGGATTCCAATACTAAGACTCATGCTAACGAGTTCTGGATGATCGAGCCTGAGATGGCTTTCACTCATCTTGATGGTCTTATGGATGCAGAAGAGGATATGCTCAAGTACGTTATCAGATACACTCTTGAAAAGGGTGCTGCTGAGATCGAGTTCCTTAACCAGTTTGTATCAAAGGGACTTAAGGATAAGCTTGAAAAGGTTGTTAATTCTGACTTTGTAAGAATCTCTCACCATGATGCTATCGACCTTCTTCTGGGTTCCGGAGAGAAATGGGAGTTTACTCCTGATTATGAATCAGATATTGCCAAAGAGCACGAGAAGTGGATCACAGAGCACTTTGGAGCGCCTGTATTCATCTACAACTGGCCTAAGGATATCAAGGCATGGTACATGAAACTCAACGATGACGGCAAGACAGTTGCTGCTGTTGACCTTGAAGTTCCTGGCTCAGGCGAGCTTATGGGCGGATCTGAAAGAGAAGTTGACCTGGACAAGCTTGAAGAGCTTATCAAGATCCATGGAGTAGACAGAAGCCAGGTTGAATGGTATGTAAACCTCAGAAAGTTTGGCGGATGCTACCACTCAGGATATGGAATGGGCTTTGAGCGTCTTATCATGTACTTAACAGGTATTGAGAACATCAGAGACGTAATACCTTTCCCAAGAACACCTGGTAACCTCAACTACTAATATTTCAATATATATTAGAACTATAGGCTGTCACACTTACAGTGTGGCAGCTTTTTTACGTGTAGTCTTATGGGAATCAGTTTTTTAGTGTTCGTGTTCGCCTGATTGAGGTCGAAACATCACATCAAGTGTGATAAAATAGTTTCCAGAGGGATACGTTCGCCGGGGAGCATATTATGACAAGAATCAAAAGGATTTTTTCCGTATTAATCATAGCATTGTTAACAACAATTCAGCTGGTGGCGGTGCCCGTGTGTGCCACCACCAGTTCTGATTTAAAAAAGCAGAAAGAAGAGCTTGAGAATAAGAAGTCGGAAACCCAGGATGCCTATGACAGTGCAACAGATGCTGCTCAGGAAATTGCAGCAGAGCAGTCAGAGCTTGGAGAGCAGATCGATGTTGCAAATGATCAGCTTGTAGGACTTCTTGCAGATATCTCACTTATCGAAGATGAAATAGAAACCAAGGAAGGTGAGATAGAAACAACTCAGGCGGCATATGATGAAGCCAAGGCACAGGAAGAGCAGCTCTACACAGAGATGTGCGCCCGTATCAAGTATATGTATGAAAAGGGCGAGACCACATATGTAGAGATCCTTATGAATGCCACAAGCTTCTCTGACTTTACAACTAAGGCCGAGTATGTAAAACAGCTTTATGATTATGACAGGCAGCAGCTTGAAGCTTATGTTCAGGTTCAGCAGGAAAAGGCAATCTATAAGGTTCAGCTTGAAGAGGAAAAGGCAGAGCTAGAGACCACTAAGGAAGAACTTGCAGAGGAACAGGCACTGCTTCAGGAAACCCTGGAAGAGTACAAAACTCTCTATGCTGATTATGAAACGCAGCTTGCTAATGCACAGGCTCAGGCAGCAGCCTATAAAGAGCAGCTCAAGAATCAGACTCAGCAGATAGCGTCACTTGATTCTGAGATAAAAGCAAAGGAAGCAGAAGAAGAGGCTGCAAGGAAAGCCGCTGAAGAAGCTGCCAAGAAAGCAGCTCAGGAAGCTTCAAATTCTTCAGGATCAGGATCTGGCTCATCATCTTCATCTAATTCAAATAAGACATATGCTCCGGCAGGTGAAGCAACCGGTGACAATATAGCAGCTTATGCATGTCAGTTTGTTGGTAATCCTTATGTATTTGGCGGAACAAGCCTTACTGACGGATGTGACTGCTCAGGTTTTGTATATTCAGTATATAAAGCTTTTGGAATAACAGTTCCAAGAACATCTTATGCCCTTAATTCAGCAGGAACAGGTGTTTCCTATGAAGAAGCAAGGCCCGGAGATGTAATAGTATATGCCGGACACTGTGCTATATATCTTGGTAATGGACGAATCGTTCATGCAAGTTCTGCTAAGACAGGTATTAAGTATGGATATGCTACTTATCGTACAATTACGTCAGTACGAAGGTTTGTATAATGATATGTAAATATATTTCTGTGATGAATATAGAAGACTTATTAGAGCAATATGTCGGATAAAATAGGGTTTTTGTAGTGTTTTTTTTACTTGCGAAATTTAGACAAGTTATGTAGAGTAATAGTTGTTTGAATGTTCATTCAGATTTTGGTTAATATAGATCAATCTAATGCATTCATAGAATATAGATATTGTCTGGATTATATTACTTTTCAGACTGTATATCATATCAATCCTGGTAACAATAAATTTTAGATATATCAAGATTTGCAAGGAGAGTTTATGGCACAGGAACTTATTATCGTTCTTGATTTCGGTGGTCAGTACAAGCAGCTGATCGCAAGGCGTGTCAGGGAATGCAATGTTTATTGTGAAATTCACCCGTATACAATGCCTATTGAAGAAATCAAAGCAAAAAATCCCAAGGGAATTATTCTTACAGGTGGCCCTGCAAGTGTGTACAAAGAAGATTCACCGACTTACTCTCGTGAACTTTTTGAATGTGGTATTCCGGTCCTTGGAATCTGCTATGGTTCACAGCTTATGGCATACAGAATGGGCGGCGTAGTTAAGACAGCACCTGTTTCAGAGTATGGCCATACTGAAGTTACTATAGAGGCACTCGACAGTCTTATTTTCCAGAATATAGAAACAGATGGTGATGGCAACACAAGCTGCTGGATGAGCCACACAGACTATATTGCCAAGGCTCCTGAAGGCTTCATGATAACAGCTCACACCAGAAACTGCCCTGTTGCAGCTATGGAGAATGCAGCTAAGAAGCTTTATGCAGTACAGTTCCATCCTGAAGTTCTTCATACACCTCAGGGAACAAAGATGATCAGAGGCTTTGTCCGTGATGTATGTGGATGCGCAGGCGACTGGAAGATGTCATCATTTGTAGAAACTACTGTTAAGGAACTTCGTGAGAAGATCGGCGATGGTAAGGTACTGTGCGCACTTTCAGGTGGCGTTGACTCTTCTGTTTGTGCAGTTCTTCTGTCCAAGGCTATCGGCAAGCAGCTTACATGCGTGTTTGTTGATCATGGTCTTCTTCGTAAGGATGAAGGCGATGAAGTTGAGGCTGTATTCGGACCTGAAGGACCATATGAACTCAATTTTATCAGAGTAAATGCTCAGGATTATTTCTATGAGAAGCTTGCAGGACAGACAGATCCTGAAACCAAGCGTAAGATAATCGGAGCTGAATTCATAAACGTATTTGAAAAGGAAGCCAAGAAGATCGGCGCTGTTGATTTCCTTGCTCAGGGAACAATCTATCCTGACGTTGTAGAATCCGGAATCGGTAAGGGCGCTACTATCAAGTCCCACCACAACGTAGGCGGACTTCCTGATCATGTAGATTTCAAAGAGATCGTTGAGCCTCTTAGAATGCTCTTCAAAGACGAAGTAAGACAGGTTGGCCTTGAACTTGGAATACCTGAAAAGCTTGTATTCCGTCAGCCATTCCCAGGTCCTGGACTTGGAATCAGAATCATCGGCGATGTTACACCTGAAAAGGTTAGAATCGTTCAGGATGCTGATTACATCTACCGTACAGAGCTTGAAAAGGCCGGCATCGATATGGGTAAAGGCCAGTTCTTCGCAGCACTTACAAATATGCGTAGCGTAGGTGTAATGGGTGATGAGCGTACGTATGACTATGCGATTGCACTCCGCGGAGTTATTACTTCTGACTTCATGACAGCAGAAGCTGCCGAAATCCCGTGGAACGTCCTTCAGAAATGTATGACACGTATCATCAATGAAGTTAAGGGCGTTAACAGAGTAATGTATGATCTTACTTCTAAGCCGCCGGGAACTATTGAGATGGAATAATGGATTGTCGCTGGAAACGGGCATAAATACTGGATTTTTAAATTGTCTGGTTGCAAAATGGTTGCAATAATCAGCCATTTAATAAAATGTCTGTTTTAAATGAAGCTCCTGCTAATAGACAATATCTTGAGTGATTTTAAACCCCCGAATTCGGGGGTTTTTTTAATGGGCATTATGGAGAGCAGCATCACATTTCTGACATTTCAGCCCTGTTTTTGTATAATTGAAAGAATTTGAGTTGTTTACGGATTTGAAAATGATATCATTTGACTATAAACAAACACGGAGGCGGTTGTGGAAGACAGGTCACTATATCTTATCTTTTGTGTAGCGCTGGTGGTGATATTAACCGGCTGCATAATCATTTTGATAAGGAATTATTTGAAACTGTTAAACAGGAACGATGCGCTTATTGAGACCATAGACAATCTGTCTAGACTCAATGACAAACTCAGAATGGACAGACATGATTACCTTAATCAGCTACAGGTTGTATACGGACTGATGGAGCTTGAGGAATATGAAGAGATGAATTCCTATCTCAGAAAAGTTTATAAGGAGCTGTTAAAAACGGGAAAAGCTGTTAAGACGTCTAAGCCCGCAATAAATGCACTCC
Coding sequences within it:
- a CDS encoding NlpC/P60 family protein, whose protein sequence is MTRIKRIFSVLIIALLTTIQLVAVPVCATTSSDLKKQKEELENKKSETQDAYDSATDAAQEIAAEQSELGEQIDVANDQLVGLLADISLIEDEIETKEGEIETTQAAYDEAKAQEEQLYTEMCARIKYMYEKGETTYVEILMNATSFSDFTTKAEYVKQLYDYDRQQLEAYVQVQQEKAIYKVQLEEEKAELETTKEELAEEQALLQETLEEYKTLYADYETQLANAQAQAAAYKEQLKNQTQQIASLDSEIKAKEAEEEAARKAAEEAAKKAAQEASNSSGSGSGSSSSSNSNKTYAPAGEATGDNIAAYACQFVGNPYVFGGTSLTDGCDCSGFVYSVYKAFGITVPRTSYALNSAGTGVSYEEARPGDVIVYAGHCAIYLGNGRIVHASSAKTGIKYGYATYRTITSVRRFV
- the guaA gene encoding glutamine-hydrolyzing GMP synthase, which gives rise to MAQELIIVLDFGGQYKQLIARRVRECNVYCEIHPYTMPIEEIKAKNPKGIILTGGPASVYKEDSPTYSRELFECGIPVLGICYGSQLMAYRMGGVVKTAPVSEYGHTEVTIEALDSLIFQNIETDGDGNTSCWMSHTDYIAKAPEGFMITAHTRNCPVAAMENAAKKLYAVQFHPEVLHTPQGTKMIRGFVRDVCGCAGDWKMSSFVETTVKELREKIGDGKVLCALSGGVDSSVCAVLLSKAIGKQLTCVFVDHGLLRKDEGDEVEAVFGPEGPYELNFIRVNAQDYFYEKLAGQTDPETKRKIIGAEFINVFEKEAKKIGAVDFLAQGTIYPDVVESGIGKGATIKSHHNVGGLPDHVDFKEIVEPLRMLFKDEVRQVGLELGIPEKLVFRQPFPGPGLGIRIIGDVTPEKVRIVQDADYIYRTELEKAGIDMGKGQFFAALTNMRSVGVMGDERTYDYAIALRGVITSDFMTAEAAEIPWNVLQKCMTRIINEVKGVNRVMYDLTSKPPGTIEME
- the asnS gene encoding asparagine--tRNA ligase, with translation MDLIDVFKTKKIGDTVEIEGWVRNNRDQKEFGFIDFYDGTSVNTLQVVYTKELSNFDEITKIHPGSAVEVKGTLVESNGKQEYELKPESITLIGDCPTDYPIQPKRHTVEFLRSQAYLRPRTKMFQAVFKIRSIAAAGIHEYFQNNNYTYVHTPIMTNSDCEGSNQMFKVTTFDLADVPKTEDGQVDYSQDLFSKEAYITGSGQLHGETYAMAFKKIYTFGPTFRTEDSNTKTHANEFWMIEPEMAFTHLDGLMDAEEDMLKYVIRYTLEKGAAEIEFLNQFVSKGLKDKLEKVVNSDFVRISHHDAIDLLLGSGEKWEFTPDYESDIAKEHEKWITEHFGAPVFIYNWPKDIKAWYMKLNDDGKTVAAVDLEVPGSGELMGGSEREVDLDKLEELIKIHGVDRSQVEWYVNLRKFGGCYHSGYGMGFERLIMYLTGIENIRDVIPFPRTPGNLNY